A window of the Miscanthus floridulus cultivar M001 chromosome 14, ASM1932011v1, whole genome shotgun sequence genome harbors these coding sequences:
- the LOC136505452 gene encoding transcription factor NIGT1-like translates to MEMDPPPPLHADRRRRCSEYLLALEEERRKIQVFQRELPLCLDLVTQTIEGMRNHMDSIVGGSEETVSDHGGSVLEEFMPLKPTLSSSSSEDDGEEHDSSHHQRSAGTADDGVDADKSDEAAPGDPETAAARASSGRRRLPQPETKKATPDWLQSVQLWSNHQQQQPSPPQPHQDELLLPCRPVALSACRKPGGAFQPFEKDKDKKEKRKQRTEMPLPASSSATAAASSAVVGDSCDRAGGATDNDTAGNTNKASIKGGGKDKEAQSASQAPGRKPRRCWAPELHRRFLQALQQLGGFHAATPKQIRELMKVDGLTNDEVKSHLQKYRLHTRRPNSTAVAVQNSGTSVTPPAAPQFVVVGGIWVPPPEYAAAQPQLVHDLPGDASGTTTTTAN, encoded by the exons ATGGAGATGGACCCGCCGCCGCCCCTGCAcgccgaccgccgccgccgctgcagcgaGTACCTGCTCGCGCTGGAGGAGGAGCGACGCAAGATCCAGGTGTTCCAGCGCGAGCTGCCGCTCTGCCTCGACCTCGTCACGCAGA CTATCGAGGGGATGAGGAACCACATGGACAGCATCGTTGGCGGCAGCGAGGAGACGGTCAGCGACCACGGCGGGTCCGTGCTGGAGGAGTTCATGCCGCTCAAGCCCACCCTCTCGTCCTCCTCTTCCGAGGACGACGGCGAAGAGCACGACAGCTCCCACCACCAACGCTCTGCCGGCACGGCTGACGACGGCGTCGATGCCGACAAGAGCGACGAGGCGGCGCCGGGAGATCCGGAGACGGCAGCGGCCAGAGCCAGCAGCGGCAGGCGGCGATTGCCACAGCCGGAGACCAAGAAGGCCACGCCGGACTGGCTGCAGTCCGTCCAGCTCTGGAGTAACCATCAGCAACAACAACCCTCCCCGCCGCAGCCCCACCAggatgagctgctgctgccgtgcaGGCCGGTGGCGCTCAGTGCCTGCCGGAAGCCCGGGGGCGCGTTCCAGCCGTTCGAGAAggacaaggacaagaaggagaagcgGAAGCAGCGCACCGAGATGCCGCTGCCGGCCTCGTCGTCGGCCACGGCCGCGGCGAGCTCGGCCGTGGTCGGGGACAGCTGTGACCGGGCCGGCGGCGCCACCGACAACGACACGGCGGGGAATACTAATAAGGCGAGCATCAAAGGCGGCGGCAAGGACAAGGAGGCGCAGTCGGCGTCGCAGGCGCCCGGCCGGAAGCCGCGGCGGTGCTGGGCGCCGGAGCTCCACCGCCGGTTCCTGCAGGCGCTGCAGCAGCTCGGCGGGTTCCACG CGGCGACGCCGAAGCAGATCCGGGAGCTCATGAAGGTCGACGGTCTCACCAACGATGAGGTCAAAAGCCATTTGCAG AAGTACCGTCTGCACACGAGGCGGCCGAACTCGACGGCGGTCGCGGTCCAGAACAGCGGCACCAGCGTCACGCCGCCGGCCGCACCGCAGTTCGTCGTGGTGGGAGGCATCTGGGTGCCACCGCCGGAGTACGCTGCGGCACAGCCGCAGCTGGTGCACGACCTACCCGGCGACGCGTCAGGAACGACGACGACAACCGCCAACTAG